The Ramlibacter sp. PS4R-6 nucleotide sequence GCACGCCAGCGCAGGACGAGAGCGCGTCCTCCACCGCCAGCGAGCAGGCCGGGCACCACATCCCCTCGATGGCTATCCACGACTGCACCGCCCCGCCTCGCGGCCCGGCGCGGCTGAAGGCGGACCACTCGGCGGGATCGTCGAGCGCGAGGACGGCAGCTTGCATGCGGGAAGGCTAAGGGCGCGCTTCCCCCTGCCGGTTGACGTGCATCAAGCCGGCGCCGCCGCGCCGCCGTAAGCTGCGTCCCAGCACCAAGGAGCCTGCCATGTACCAACGCATCCTCGTCGCCACCGACGGTTCGACGCTTTCGAAGAAGGCCGTGAAGGGCGCGATCGGCCTGGCCGGCGCCATCGGCGCCGAGCTCGTGGCCTTGCACGTCGTACCGCGCTATCCCATGAGTTACTTCGAGGGCGCGGTCGGCCTGTCGCCGAAGGACGTCGAGCGCACGGAGAAGGCCTGGGCCGACAAGGCGCAGGACCTGCTGGACGCGGTGGTCGGCCAAGCCCGCGCGCAGGGCGTCAAGGCCAGGCCCGCCATCGTGCATTCGGACCTCGTGGCCGACGCGATCCTGGGCGCGGCGAAGAAGAACAAGTGCGACCTGGTCGTCATGGCCTCGCACGGCCGGAAGGGGCTCAAGCGCGTCCTGCTGGGCAGCGAGACGCAGCAGGTCCTGACGCACGGCACCGTCCCGGTTCTCGTCCTGCGGTGACGGCACCCGGGATTTCCCGGGGTGCGAAACACATTTGCGCGAATATATTGGGGATGGGGCCGCTGCACCCGTGCGGCGGCCCCGGGAGACTTTCTTCATCAGGTCTGACTTCGTCGGCGCCCTCGCGGGCGCCGTTTTTTTTGGGTGCGGCGGGAACGGCCCGCACTTATATTTGTCCCAATGCGAATGAACACGCTGTACCTGCAGATGCGGTTCCTGGTGCCGCTGGTGCTCATCCTGGGGCTGGCGGCCTACCTGGCGGTGCCGCTGATGGACCGCCTCACGCTGCGGTGGTTCTCGCGCGACCTCACCTTGCGGGGGAACCTCGTCGCCAGTGCATTGGCCGAATCCCTCGCCGAGACGGTGCCCGACCCGCGCGGCCGCAAGCTGACCGCCATCCTCAACCGCACGCTCGAAGACGAGCGCCTCGTCGCCATCGGCGTGTGCACGCGCGAGATGAAGCTGCTGCAGTCGACGTCGAACTTCCCGAAGCAACTCGATTGCGAAGGCGCCGCCCGCATCGCGGCCGAGCCCGACCACCTCATGCGAATCGAAGGCGGGCCGGTACACGTCGGCGTCTACGACGTCACGGCGGAGTCCGGCCCCGTCGGGCGGATGGTGCTGCTGCAGGACCTGAGCTTCATCGAAAGGCGCAGCAAGGACACGCGCCAGTACCTCATCGCCCTCATCGCGAGCCTGGGCGGCGTGATCGCGCTGGTGACGGTGATCGTCGCGCAACTGAGCTGGCGCGGCTGGCTGGCCGGCACGCGCGCGATCCTCCGCGGCGAGGCGCTGCTGCTGCCCGGCTCGCCATCGCGCGAACTGGCGCCGCTCGCCGCCGAATTGCGCTCGCGCCTGCGCGACCTCGAGGACGAATACCGGCGCGCGCAAGGGCCCGAGGCCGACTGGAACCCCGCGCGCCTGCAGGCGCTGCTGCGTTCGCAGTTGAGCGGCGACCAGGTGATCGTCGTCTCCAATCGCGAGCCCTACATCCACCAGAAGGCCGCCAACGGCGAAATCGTCGTGCAGCGTCCCGCGAGCGGGCTCGTCACGGCCGTGGAGCCGGTGGTGCGCGCGTGTTCGGGAACCTGGATCGCGCACGGCAGCGGCTCGGCCGACCGCGATACGGTGGACTCGCACGACCGCGTGCCGCTTCCGCCGGGCCACGCCGAGTACCTGCTGCGGCGCCTGTGGCTCACGCGCGAGGAGGAGCAAGGCTATTACTACGGCTTCGCGAACGAGGGCCTGTGGCCCTTGTGCCACGTGGCGCACGTGCGGCCGGTGTTCCGCGAGTCGGACTGGCAGCAGTACCGCGCGATCAACCAGCGCTTCGCGGACGCAGTCGTCGCCGAAGCGCGCGGGCCCGACCCGATCGTGCTGGTGCAGGACTACCACTTCGCCCTGCTGCCCGCGATGGTCCGCGAGAAACTGCCGCGGGCGACGATCCTCACTTTCTGGCACATCCCGTGGCCCAACCCGGAGTCCTTCGGCATCTGCCCGTGGCGGCGCGAGATCCTCCAGGGCCTTCTGGGCAGCACGATCCTGGGCTTCCACACGCGCTTCCACTGCAAGAACTTCATGGAAACGGTGGACCGTTACCTGGAGGCGCGCATCGAGCACGAACATTCGGCGATCTCGTTCCAGGGCAGCGACACCTTCGTCGAGAGCTACCCCATCTCCATCGCCTGGCCGACCGAGGAAGAGCAGCGAGGCTGGCCGTCGGTGCAGGAATGCCGGCAGAACGTGCGCGCGCGGCTCGCGATCCCGGCGCACCACCGCATCGCCGTGGGCGTGGACCGCTTCGACTACACGAAGGGCATCCTCGAGCGGCTCCACGCCGTCGAACGCATGCTGGAAAAGCATCCGCATTGGCTGGGCAAGTTCACCTTCGTCCAGGTGGCCGCGCCGACGCGCGCGGAGCTCGACGAGTACCGCGCGTTCCAGGACCGCATCCGCCAGGTCACCCAGCGAATCAACGAGCGGTTCGGCACGCCCGACGGCCCCGTCGTGCGGCTGCTGGCGCAGCACCACGGGCATGCGCAGGTGAACGAGCTCTACCGCGCCTGCGACACGTGCCTGGTGACCAGCCTGCATGACGGCATGAACCTCGTGTGCAAGGAATTCGTGGCGGCGCGGGACGACGAACAGGGCGTGCTCATCCTCAGCCGCTTCGCGGGAGCCGCCCGCGAGATGCCCGAAGCGCTGGTCGTGAATCCCTATCACGTGGAAGAAACAGCGGACGCCCTGGAGCGGGCCCTTTCGATGCCGCCGGGCGAACAGCGGGAGCGGATGGCCGCCCTGAGGACCACCGTGCGGGAGTTCAACGTCTTCCGGTGGGCCGGTCGCATGCTGTCCGACGCCGCCCGCTGGCGGTTGCGCGAACGCATCGCCGAACGCGTGCAGCGCCACCGGGCCGCCTGAAACCCGGGCAGCCGCCCTTATGATGAGCTGATGCCGGCCCGCCGTACCCACGCCGTTTCGTCACGCAAGCCAAGCACGCGCGCCGAGGCCGCTACATACGTCCTGCGCAAGCTTCGGCTCCTATTCAACACGATCAAGGGCCACTTCCGCGAGGTCGAGAAGAAAGCCGGCGTCGCGGGCGCGCAGGTCTGGGCGCTCAGCGTGATCCGCTCCCAGCCCGACGTGGGCGTGAGCGAGCTGGCGCGGGCCATGGACATCCACCAGTCCACCGCCAGCAACCTGCTCAAGCCGCTGCTCGAAAAAGGCATGGTCGTCGCCGGCCGCGCCAGGGAAGACCGACGCGCGCTTCGCCTCCGGATCACGCGTGCAGGCCTGGCCGTGCTGCGCAAGGCCCCCGGCCCGGTGACGGGCGTGCTGCCGGAGGTGCTTTCGAAGCTGGACCTCGAAACGCTGATGCGCCTGGATGAGGACCTCGAGGCCGTTATCGCCTTGCTCGATGCTGACCGCCGCGGCGCGAAAGTACCGCTGGGCCAGCCCTGAAACCGTATTCGTGCAAATACAATCGGGCCTCGCATGCGAAGGCCGATTCCCGACGACGTCCGGCGCTTCGTGCTCACCAGCGTGGGCTCCGTGCCCTTCCTGGAAGCACTGTTGCTGCTGCGCGCGCACCCCGACGAAGGCTGGAGCCCCTCCGAGCTGGCGCGGCGCCTTTACGTGGCGCCGCCCCTGGGTGAGGAGCTCCTGGCGCAGCTCGTCGATGCCGGGCTGGCCTCCACGTCCGGCGACGGCAAGTCCTGGCGCTGGAATGCCGGGACGGCCCTGTCGCAGACCATCGACGAGCTCGCGGGCATCTACTCCGAGAACGTGGTGGACGTGACCGAGCTCATCCACTCGCGGCAGGAGCGCCGCGCGCACCAATTCGCGGATGCCTTCCTGCTGCGCAGGAAGGAGGGGTGACCATGGGAGCCATCATTTATTTCATGTGTGCGCTGACGGCGCTCGCCTGCTTCTCGCTGCTGTGGCGGGGCTGGCGGTCCAACGGCGCCGCGCTGCTTTTCTGGAGCGCCCTCTGCTTCGCCGGCCTGACCGTGAGCAACGTGCTGCTGGTCATCGACAAGCTCGTGCTGGGCGAAGACGTGGACCTCACGCCCCTGCGCCTCGTGATCACGCTCGCGGCCCTGCTGCTCCTCATCTTCGGGCTGGCTTGGGAGGACGAGAAATGACTCCCGTCGCCGTCTTCCTCACCGGCGGAATCTGCGTCGCCTGTTTCGTCATCGCGCTCTTCTTCCTGCGCTTCTGGCGCGCCACGCGAGACCGCTTCTTCGTGTTCTTCGCGCTGTCCTTCGCGCTGGAAGGCGGGGCGCGCGGCGCGTCGGCCTTCCTGCAACTCGACGACAACAACCCGGCTTTCTACGCCGTGCGCGTCGTCGCTTACGGGCTGATCATCGCCGCCATCTGGCAGAAGAACCGCCGCTAGCCCCTGCGCTACCATGCGCGCATGCCCGCCAAGCCGCGCATCCTCGTCGTGGAAGACGAATCCGGAATCGCCGACACGATCCAGTATTCGCTCGCGACCGACGGCTTCACGCCCGTGTGCTGCGCGACCGCGCAGCAGGCCATCACGGAGTTCCGCCGCGAACCCCCGGCGCTCGCGATCCTCGACGTCGGCCTGCCCGACCTGAACGGCTTCGAGCTGTTCAAGCAGCTGCACGAGCTGCCCGGCGGGCGCGAGGTGCCCATGCTGTTCCTCACGGCGCGCAGCGACGAGATCGACCGCGTGGTGGGCCTGGAGCTGGGCGCCGACGACTACATCGCCAAGCCCTTCTCCCCGCGCGAGCTGGTGGCGCGCGTGCGCGTCATCCTGCGCCGCTCGGCGCGCCAGCCCGCAGCCGCGCCCTCCGCGCCGGCCGCGTTGCCGGTGGAAGTGGACGAGGAGCGCCGCCGCATCCGCTACTACGGGCAGCCGCTGGAGCTCTCGCGCTACGAATACG carries:
- a CDS encoding DUF5985 family protein translates to MTPVAVFLTGGICVACFVIALFFLRFWRATRDRFFVFFALSFALEGGARGASAFLQLDDNNPAFYAVRVVAYGLIIAAIWQKNRR
- a CDS encoding DUF5985 family protein, which codes for MGAIIYFMCALTALACFSLLWRGWRSNGAALLFWSALCFAGLTVSNVLLVIDKLVLGEDVDLTPLRLVITLAALLLLIFGLAWEDEK
- a CDS encoding universal stress protein → MYQRILVATDGSTLSKKAVKGAIGLAGAIGAELVALHVVPRYPMSYFEGAVGLSPKDVERTEKAWADKAQDLLDAVVGQARAQGVKARPAIVHSDLVADAILGAAKKNKCDLVVMASHGRKGLKRVLLGSETQQVLTHGTVPVLVLR
- a CDS encoding alpha,alpha-trehalose-phosphate synthase (UDP-forming) — its product is MNTLYLQMRFLVPLVLILGLAAYLAVPLMDRLTLRWFSRDLTLRGNLVASALAESLAETVPDPRGRKLTAILNRTLEDERLVAIGVCTREMKLLQSTSNFPKQLDCEGAARIAAEPDHLMRIEGGPVHVGVYDVTAESGPVGRMVLLQDLSFIERRSKDTRQYLIALIASLGGVIALVTVIVAQLSWRGWLAGTRAILRGEALLLPGSPSRELAPLAAELRSRLRDLEDEYRRAQGPEADWNPARLQALLRSQLSGDQVIVVSNREPYIHQKAANGEIVVQRPASGLVTAVEPVVRACSGTWIAHGSGSADRDTVDSHDRVPLPPGHAEYLLRRLWLTREEEQGYYYGFANEGLWPLCHVAHVRPVFRESDWQQYRAINQRFADAVVAEARGPDPIVLVQDYHFALLPAMVREKLPRATILTFWHIPWPNPESFGICPWRREILQGLLGSTILGFHTRFHCKNFMETVDRYLEARIEHEHSAISFQGSDTFVESYPISIAWPTEEEQRGWPSVQECRQNVRARLAIPAHHRIAVGVDRFDYTKGILERLHAVERMLEKHPHWLGKFTFVQVAAPTRAELDEYRAFQDRIRQVTQRINERFGTPDGPVVRLLAQHHGHAQVNELYRACDTCLVTSLHDGMNLVCKEFVAARDDEQGVLILSRFAGAAREMPEALVVNPYHVEETADALERALSMPPGEQRERMAALRTTVREFNVFRWAGRMLSDAARWRLRERIAERVQRHRAA
- a CDS encoding MarR family winged helix-turn-helix transcriptional regulator, which produces MPARRTHAVSSRKPSTRAEAATYVLRKLRLLFNTIKGHFREVEKKAGVAGAQVWALSVIRSQPDVGVSELARAMDIHQSTASNLLKPLLEKGMVVAGRAREDRRALRLRITRAGLAVLRKAPGPVTGVLPEVLSKLDLETLMRLDEDLEAVIALLDADRRGAKVPLGQP
- the creB gene encoding two-component system response regulator CreB; amino-acid sequence: MPAKPRILVVEDESGIADTIQYSLATDGFTPVCCATAQQAITEFRREPPALAILDVGLPDLNGFELFKQLHELPGGREVPMLFLTARSDEIDRVVGLELGADDYIAKPFSPRELVARVRVILRRSARQPAAAPSAPAALPVEVDEERRRIRYYGQPLELSRYEYGILRLLAAKPGRVFTRDELLAKVWDDDSDSFDRTVDAHIKTLRAKLKAVRPQLDPIRTLRGTGYALSEDLPAA